The region ACCCATGAAAGGAGAAAAAAATGAATTTTGTTCAGCAAAATCGAGAAGGTGATGCAATACTCGTTTCGTTGAGGCCAGATACTTTGGAAGACTATATAGGCCAGGAAGAAGTAAAGAAAAAACTTTATATTGCTATGAAAGCTGCAAAATTGAGAAACGAACCACTTGATCACATACTTTTTTCTGGGCCACCAGGACTTGGAAAAACAACGCTCGCATTTGTCATAGCTAAGGAAATGGGTAAAAATATTCACATTACGAGCGGACCAGTTCTTGAGCGGCAGGGTGATATCGCTGCAATATTATCAAGTATAGAAGAGGGAGATATCCTTTTCATCGATGAGATACATCGAATAAACAAAGCAGTGGAGGAAGTTTTTTATTCTGCTCTGGAAGATTATAAAGTTGACATAATGATAGGAAAAGGTCCAACGGCCCGTTCTATCAGAATAGGGTTAAAGCCATTCACACTTGTTGGAGCAACCACAAGAAGTGGGTTATTAAGTTCTCCTTTGAGAAATCGCTTTGGAATGATACTTGAGTTGCAATTTTACACAGTGAAAGAATTGATGGAAATAATTAAAAGGGCCTGCAAGATAATGAATATAGAAATAGAAGAATCGGCAGCCCAGTTAATCGCTTCAAGGGCACGTGGAACTCCAAGAATAGCACTCAGACTTCTCAAGAGAGTGAGAGATGTTGCCACAATTAGGAAAGAGAACAAAATAATTTCTCATCTGGTCGAAAAAACGATGGATATTTTGGAAATAGATAAACTCGGTCTGGACGAAATGGATAGAAAAATCTTGAGAACCCTGATTGAAATCTATGATGGCGGTCCTGTTGGAATAGAAGCTCTTGCGGCTACTTTGAATTTAGAGATTGATACACTGAAGGAAATTCATGAACCTTATCTTTTGCAGCAGGGCTTGATTATACGTACCCCAAGAGGAAGAGTGGCAACTGGTATTGCTTACGAACATCTTGGGTATCCTTCAAAGATTTCAGGAGGTTTGTTCGATGAGTCTTTACGAAAATCTGATGAAAGTTAAGAAAAAGATTGATCAATCAACGGCTAAAAGTGGTAGAGACCCGGATTCGGTTGTGCTTATTGCTGTCACAAAGGAAGCTGATATGGATTCTATCAGGCAGATACTTGAATTTGGTATAAAAAATCTTGCAGAAAATTATGCCCAGAAACTTGTTCGAAAATCAGAGCAATTTACGAATGCCATCTGGCACTTTATTGGAAGAATTCAAACAAATAAGCTGAAGTATATAGTTCCGAGATGCGAATACATACATTCTGTTTGGAGAGAAGAAGAATTGAAAGAAATAAACAAAATAGCGGAAAGATTCCAGAAGATTCAAAAAATTTTGATCGAAGTGAATGTCTCAGGTGAACCAACAAAGGCTGGCGTTGACCCAATCAAGCTGGAAAAGCTCCTGAAAGCTGCTTCTTCCCTTAGCGCTGTGCAAATAGTGGGATTAATGACTATGGCCCCGTACGTTGAAAACCCTCAGGAGGTTCGATGGATTTTCTCAAAGCTCAGGCAGCTTAGAGACATATATAGAAAAGATTTTCCATCCCTGGAGCATCTTTCTATGGGGATGAGTAATGATTTTGAAGTGGCGTTAGAAGAAGGAGCAACTATGATCAGAATAGGCAGAGCTATTTTTAAAGGAGAGTGAGTGAAATGTTCGTGATCTCTAATCTGATCCTGGCAATTGCGAAGGTTCTTCAAATTTTTATTTATTTTGAGATGACATGTGTTATTGTGTCTACGATTCTGAGCTGGATTACACCATACCACTATTATCCTTTAAGGCAATTTGTTGATGGTGTTTCTTCTATTATAATTAAACCTTTAAGGAGGCTTATACCACCGATAGGACCGGTAGATATAACTCCAATGGTTGCTATTTTGATCCTTACCTTTCTTGATATCTTCCTTGTGAGGACATTGATAGATTTAGCGGGGGTGCTGCGTTGAAACCCTCAGCAGTGATTTATTATCGGAACGACAAAGAAAAAGAAGCGAGAAATTTATCTCAAAAGATAAGTTCACACATACTGATTAACCAGATTTGCCAGGCTGAAGAGCAAGTGATTTCTAAAGGGTGCGATTTTGTCATAGTTGTAGGTGGAGATGGAACAGTAATAAAAGTCGCAAAGTTCACTACATGTCCTATCATTGGATTCAAGGCAGGTAGAGTTGGATTTCTTGCATCGTATAAACTTGAGGAAATAGATAGATTTCTCAAAGATCTATCGCAACAGAGATTGTTGATGGAAAAAAGATTCATGCTGACAGTGAAGGTAAATGAAGTAGATTATGATGCGGTAAATGATGTCGTTTTTCATCTTCCTTCAAGACGAATGGGAGAATTCAGGCTGTCTTTTGACGGATGCAGCGATTTACTATTTTTTGCAGACGGGATACTTATATCGACTGCAACAGGTTCAACTGCTTATAATCTATCTCTCGGAGGAGCTATTGTCACACCAGTGAGCGAGGTTATTCAAATTATGCCCATTGCTCCGTACTATTTGCAGAACAGGAGCATTGTCGTCCCAAATGAGCAAAGGATTACAGTTGATACTCTTGACATCTGTGAAGTAATTGTTGATGGCGTGATTGTGGGAAAGGTGAACTCTATTACTGTGCAAAAATCGAACAAGCATTTCACTTTACTCAGACCCGATTATTATGATTTTTTTGCTGTGCTGAAAGATAAAGTTGGCTATGGAAAGGGTGTTACAAATGAAGTGGATCGTGGATGAAAAGATGGAACTTTTTAGAAAGGCTCTCATGAAAATGGGATGGTATACTGAAAAGATGTTTTTGAATGCGATAGAGGCTCTTGAAAATAAAGACTCAAAATTGGCCAAACAAGTAATAGAAGATGACAACGTTTTGGACGGAATGGAAATTGAACTGAGAGAAGAAGCCGCGGTGATGATGGGCATTCATACACTTATTGGCTCTCGGTTGAGATTTGTAGTTGGCAGTATTCAGCTTGCCAATATCTTTGAACGTATTGGTGACAACGCAAGG is a window of Pseudothermotoga elfii DSM 9442 = NBRC 107921 DNA encoding:
- the ruvB gene encoding Holliday junction branch migration DNA helicase RuvB, whose product is MNFVQQNREGDAILVSLRPDTLEDYIGQEEVKKKLYIAMKAAKLRNEPLDHILFSGPPGLGKTTLAFVIAKEMGKNIHITSGPVLERQGDIAAILSSIEEGDILFIDEIHRINKAVEEVFYSALEDYKVDIMIGKGPTARSIRIGLKPFTLVGATTRSGLLSSPLRNRFGMILELQFYTVKELMEIIKRACKIMNIEIEESAAQLIASRARGTPRIALRLLKRVRDVATIRKENKIISHLVEKTMDILEIDKLGLDEMDRKILRTLIEIYDGGPVGIEALAATLNLEIDTLKEIHEPYLLQQGLIIRTPRGRVATGIAYEHLGYPSKISGGLFDESLRKSDES
- a CDS encoding YggT family protein, which codes for MFVISNLILAIAKVLQIFIYFEMTCVIVSTILSWITPYHYYPLRQFVDGVSSIIIKPLRRLIPPIGPVDITPMVAILILTFLDIFLVRTLIDLAGVLR
- a CDS encoding NAD(+) kinase, with the translated sequence MKPSAVIYYRNDKEKEARNLSQKISSHILINQICQAEEQVISKGCDFVIVVGGDGTVIKVAKFTTCPIIGFKAGRVGFLASYKLEEIDRFLKDLSQQRLLMEKRFMLTVKVNEVDYDAVNDVVFHLPSRRMGEFRLSFDGCSDLLFFADGILISTATGSTAYNLSLGGAIVTPVSEVIQIMPIAPYYLQNRSIVVPNEQRITVDTLDICEVIVDGVIVGKVNSITVQKSNKHFTLLRPDYYDFFAVLKDKVGYGKGVTNEVDRG
- a CDS encoding YggS family pyridoxal phosphate-dependent enzyme, which translates into the protein MSLYENLMKVKKKIDQSTAKSGRDPDSVVLIAVTKEADMDSIRQILEFGIKNLAENYAQKLVRKSEQFTNAIWHFIGRIQTNKLKYIVPRCEYIHSVWREEELKEINKIAERFQKIQKILIEVNVSGEPTKAGVDPIKLEKLLKAASSLSAVQIVGLMTMAPYVENPQEVRWIFSKLRQLRDIYRKDFPSLEHLSMGMSNDFEVALEEGATMIRIGRAIFKGE